The following are encoded together in the Micromonospora lupini genome:
- a CDS encoding Lrp/AsnC family transcriptional regulator yields MNGEQAVQLDALDVRLIELLAEEPRIGVLECSRRLGVARGTVQARLDKLVDRGVIGGFGPEIAPAAIGFGVTSFVTLEITQRHGHDPVTAHLAAIPEVLEAHTITGSSDLLCRIVARSNTDLQRVIDQIVSSAGITRASTIIALAEQIPYRTLPLVRSAVRAEGRTPT; encoded by the coding sequence ATGAATGGTGAGCAGGCTGTACAGCTCGACGCGCTCGACGTGCGCTTGATCGAACTGCTCGCCGAGGAGCCACGGATCGGGGTGCTGGAGTGCTCCCGGCGGCTTGGTGTGGCCCGGGGCACCGTGCAGGCCCGGCTGGACAAGCTCGTCGACAGGGGAGTCATCGGCGGCTTCGGCCCGGAGATCGCCCCGGCCGCGATCGGATTCGGGGTGACCAGCTTCGTCACCCTGGAGATCACTCAACGGCACGGCCACGACCCGGTCACCGCCCACCTCGCGGCGATCCCCGAGGTGCTGGAGGCGCACACCATCACCGGCTCCAGCGACCTGCTCTGCCGGATCGTGGCCCGCTCCAACACCGACCTGCAACGGGTCATCGACCAGATCGTCTCGTCGGCCGGCATCACACGCGCGTCGACGATCATCGCGCTGGCGGAGCAGATTCCCTACCGCACGCTCCCGCTCGTCCGCAGCGCCGTCCGCGCCGAGGGACGAACACCCACGTAA
- the hppD gene encoding 4-hydroxyphenylpyruvate dioxygenase has protein sequence MTQAIDRPQSTEDVDVDRLVGAVDHDISHDPFPVRGLDHVHFLVGNAKQAAHYYSTAFGMTCVAYRGPEQGYRDHAQYVLTSGSARFVLTGAVRPDADGAEHVAKHSDGISDIALEVPDVDAAYAHAVAQGATGVVEPHEVSDENGTVRMAAIAAYGDTRHTLVDRSRYRGPFLPGFVARGPIVDRQPMIDAGIQPKRFFQAVDHVVGNVELGRMDEWVEFYKRVMGFSNMAEFVGDDIATDYSALMSKVVANGTRKVKFPLNEPAIARKKSQIDEYLEFYQGPGAQHIAVATNDIVASVDAMRAAGVEFLDTPDSYYEDPELRARIGNVRVPIEELKAHKILVDRDEDGYLLQIFTKPVQDRPTVFFELIERHGSLGFGKGNFKALFQAIEREQEARGNL, from the coding sequence ATGACCCAGGCGATCGACCGACCCCAGTCGACCGAGGACGTCGACGTCGACCGGCTCGTCGGCGCTGTCGACCACGACATCAGCCACGACCCGTTCCCCGTCCGTGGACTCGACCACGTGCACTTCCTGGTCGGCAACGCCAAGCAGGCCGCGCACTACTACTCCACCGCCTTCGGCATGACCTGCGTGGCGTACCGGGGCCCCGAGCAGGGCTACCGGGACCACGCCCAGTACGTACTGACCAGCGGCTCGGCCCGGTTCGTGCTGACCGGTGCGGTCCGCCCGGACGCCGACGGCGCCGAGCACGTGGCGAAGCACAGCGACGGGATCAGCGACATCGCGCTCGAGGTGCCGGACGTCGACGCCGCGTACGCCCACGCCGTCGCCCAGGGCGCCACAGGCGTCGTCGAGCCGCACGAGGTGAGCGACGAGAACGGCACCGTCCGGATGGCCGCCATCGCCGCGTACGGCGACACCAGGCACACGCTTGTCGACCGCTCCCGCTACCGCGGCCCGTTCCTGCCCGGCTTCGTGGCCCGCGGCCCGATCGTCGACAGGCAGCCGATGATCGACGCCGGCATCCAGCCGAAGCGCTTCTTCCAGGCCGTCGACCACGTCGTCGGCAACGTGGAGCTGGGCCGGATGGACGAGTGGGTCGAGTTCTACAAGCGGGTGATGGGCTTCTCCAACATGGCGGAGTTCGTCGGCGACGACATCGCCACCGACTACTCGGCGCTGATGAGCAAGGTCGTCGCGAACGGCACCCGGAAGGTGAAGTTCCCGCTCAACGAGCCGGCGATCGCCCGCAAGAAGTCGCAGATCGACGAGTACCTGGAGTTCTACCAGGGCCCCGGCGCCCAGCACATCGCCGTCGCCACCAACGACATCGTGGCCAGCGTCGACGCGATGCGCGCCGCAGGCGTGGAGTTCCTGGACACCCCGGACTCGTACTACGAGGACCCGGAGCTGCGCGCCCGCATCGGCAACGTCCGGGTGCCGATCGAGGAGCTGAAGGCCCACAAGATCCTCGTCGACCGGGACGAGGACGGCTACCTGCTGCAGATCTTCACCAAGCCGGTGCAGGACCGTCCGACAGTCTTCTTCGAGCTGATCGAGCGGCACGGCTCGCTGGGCTTCGGCAAGGGCAACTTCAAGGCCCTCTTCCAGGCCATCGAGCGGGAGCAGGAAGCCCGCGGCAACCTGTAA
- a CDS encoding RDD family protein translates to MTQPPPYPTPPVGGPPPAAGGLAPPPGPHPQGYAVPPHHVPLGYAVPPQYAPPGYAPPPWYPGPPRPMAPLPTVSPGGQPLASFTDRLLAWLIDTALATAVSLVLFMPVFLVLWWRMFSEMTRTNPDGTLVEPDPATFFTSFFLPMLLAEAGLLVVLLGLYWLYHVEYLKRDGQTLGKKVMKLRVVPLDPTRSLDRRMAGRRWLVQYLASSVVPGLSYADGLWQLWDKPWQQCLHDKVAETIVVKVAS, encoded by the coding sequence GTGACGCAGCCTCCGCCGTACCCGACGCCGCCGGTCGGTGGGCCTCCGCCCGCCGCCGGCGGCCTCGCGCCGCCGCCCGGCCCACACCCCCAGGGGTACGCAGTGCCGCCGCACCACGTCCCACTGGGGTACGCCGTGCCGCCGCAGTACGCCCCACCCGGGTACGCGCCGCCACCGTGGTATCCCGGCCCGCCCCGGCCGATGGCGCCGCTGCCGACGGTGAGCCCCGGCGGGCAGCCGCTCGCCAGCTTCACCGACCGGCTGCTGGCCTGGCTCATCGACACGGCACTGGCGACAGCCGTCTCGCTTGTGCTGTTCATGCCTGTCTTCCTGGTCCTGTGGTGGCGGATGTTCAGCGAGATGACCCGGACCAACCCGGACGGGACCCTCGTGGAACCCGACCCGGCCACCTTCTTCACCTCGTTCTTCCTGCCGATGCTGCTGGCCGAGGCCGGGCTGCTCGTCGTGCTGCTCGGGCTCTACTGGCTCTACCACGTGGAGTACCTCAAGCGTGACGGCCAGACGCTCGGCAAGAAGGTCATGAAGCTCCGCGTGGTGCCCCTCGACCCGACCCGCTCGCTCGACAGGCGGATGGCCGGCCGGCGGTGGCTGGTGCAGTACCTGGCCTCCTCGGTCGTGCCGGGCCTGAGTTACGCCGACGGGCTGTGGCAGCTCTGGGACAAGCCCTGGCAGCAGTGCCTCCACGACAAGGTCGCGGAAACGATCGTCGTTAAGGTGGCTTCGTGA
- a CDS encoding RDD family protein yields MSVQPGWYVDPADRDTRRYWDGEGWLGAPIPVDATPPDGPPPPEPPPAPVTPAAPAAHPVGAAAGRPPHSGPSPQAGTHPGHGPQANPGPGWGPQAGPSGWPPPDAQGTPPGAPPGWTPQAGPPGWPPQGVPPGWAPGGPPGWIGRPPEPRPHGLRLAGYGRRLVARLIDFGLVFALNVLVNGWFVWRWLDELMPYWREAFRRGMEGNTSSEGMPPISEQTGLLQVVIVLIATALWLAYEVPAMAANGQTIGKRVMRIRAVPIAADQPLGFGRALTRWTTLGLPTLLWYCAGLGLLLQLVDSLSPLFDHPLRRALHDKRAQTVVVEVPDTPATPAPDDHPQPSGDTP; encoded by the coding sequence GTGAGCGTGCAACCCGGCTGGTATGTCGATCCCGCCGACAGGGACACCCGGCGGTACTGGGACGGCGAGGGCTGGCTCGGCGCGCCCATCCCCGTCGACGCCACCCCGCCGGACGGGCCGCCGCCGCCCGAGCCGCCGCCCGCACCTGTCACCCCGGCCGCGCCCGCCGCCCACCCGGTGGGCGCCGCGGCGGGCCGGCCCCCGCACTCCGGGCCCTCCCCGCAGGCCGGTACGCACCCGGGACACGGTCCGCAGGCCAACCCGGGCCCGGGTTGGGGCCCGCAGGCCGGCCCTTCCGGCTGGCCGCCACCTGACGCACAGGGCACGCCACCGGGCGCCCCGCCCGGGTGGACGCCGCAGGCCGGTCCCCCCGGCTGGCCGCCGCAGGGCGTGCCGCCCGGCTGGGCACCTGGCGGTCCTCCCGGCTGGATCGGCAGACCGCCCGAGCCTCGGCCGCACGGGCTCAGGTTGGCCGGTTACGGCCGCCGGCTCGTCGCCCGGCTGATCGACTTCGGTCTCGTGTTCGCGCTGAACGTTCTTGTCAACGGCTGGTTCGTCTGGCGGTGGCTGGACGAGCTGATGCCGTACTGGCGGGAGGCGTTCCGGCGCGGCATGGAGGGCAACACCTCCAGCGAGGGGATGCCGCCGATAAGCGAACAGACCGGGCTCCTCCAGGTGGTGATCGTGCTGATCGCCACCGCGCTGTGGCTGGCGTACGAGGTGCCCGCCATGGCGGCCAACGGGCAGACCATCGGCAAGCGGGTGATGCGGATCCGCGCGGTCCCGATCGCCGCCGACCAGCCGTTGGGCTTCGGTCGGGCGCTGACCCGGTGGACGACGCTGGGCCTGCCCACCCTGCTCTGGTACTGCGCCGGGCTCGGCCTGCTGCTGCAACTTGTCGACTCCCTGTCCCCCCTCTTCGACCACCCGCTGCGCCGGGCGCTGCACGACAAGCGCGCGCAGACGGTCGTGGTCGAGGTCCCCGACACCCCCGCAACCCCCGCCCCAGACGACCACCCCCAGCCCTCGGGAGACACCCCATGA
- the hisC gene encoding histidinol-phosphate transaminase, with protein sequence MTDSGRHEPALRLTRADLDALPSYVPGRSPADLARELGLPEAIKLASNEVPYGPLPGVVDAVTEAVTASHRYPDMGVVALRDALAERYGVDADRIATGCGSVALAEHLVRATCLPGDEVLYSWRSFEAYPIIAATSGATSVRVPNDAGHGHDLAAMAAAVTDRTRMILVCNPNNPTGTAVRRAELDRFLDAVPDDVLVVIDEAYREFVTDAEVPDGLDYLNRPNVAVLRTLSKAWGLAGLRIGWLVAQPVVAAAIRKVVTPFSTSTAAQAGALAALTQAGEMERRCALVVAERDRVTEALRKFVPDVPTSQANFVWLPLGDRAVAFGKACEARGVIVRPFAGDGVRVTIGTPTENDAFLAAAEAALT encoded by the coding sequence ATGACCGACTCCGGACGTCACGAGCCCGCGCTGCGACTGACCCGCGCCGACCTGGACGCGCTGCCGAGCTACGTGCCGGGGCGCAGCCCCGCCGACCTGGCGCGCGAGCTGGGTCTGCCGGAGGCCATCAAGCTGGCCAGCAACGAGGTGCCGTACGGGCCGCTGCCGGGTGTGGTCGACGCGGTCACCGAGGCGGTCACCGCGTCGCACCGTTACCCGGACATGGGCGTGGTCGCGCTGCGCGACGCGTTGGCAGAGCGCTACGGCGTGGACGCGGACCGGATCGCCACCGGCTGCGGATCGGTGGCGCTCGCCGAGCACCTCGTCCGGGCCACCTGCCTGCCCGGTGACGAGGTGCTCTACTCGTGGCGGTCGTTCGAGGCGTACCCGATCATCGCGGCGACAAGCGGCGCGACGAGCGTGCGGGTGCCCAACGACGCCGGGCACGGGCACGACCTGGCGGCCATGGCCGCGGCGGTGACCGACCGAACGCGGATGATCCTGGTCTGCAACCCGAACAACCCCACCGGCACGGCCGTACGCCGGGCCGAGCTGGACCGGTTCCTCGACGCGGTGCCGGACGACGTGCTTGTGGTCATCGACGAGGCGTACCGGGAGTTCGTCACCGACGCCGAGGTGCCCGACGGCCTCGACTACCTGAACCGGCCGAACGTGGCGGTGCTGCGCACCCTGTCCAAGGCGTGGGGCCTCGCCGGGCTGCGGATCGGCTGGCTGGTTGCCCAGCCGGTGGTGGCGGCGGCCATCCGCAAGGTGGTGACGCCGTTCTCCACGAGCACGGCGGCCCAGGCCGGCGCGCTCGCCGCGCTGACCCAGGCCGGCGAGATGGAGCGCCGCTGCGCGCTTGTCGTCGCCGAGCGGGACCGGGTCACCGAGGCGCTGCGTAAGTTCGTGCCCGACGTGCCGACCAGCCAGGCCAACTTCGTCTGGCTGCCGCTCGGTGACCGGGCCGTGGCGTTCGGCAAGGCGTGCGAGGCGCGCGGGGTGATCGTCCGGCCGTTCGCCGGGGATGGTGTGCGGGTCACCATCGGCACTCCGACGGAGAACGACGCGTTCCTCGCGGCCGCGGAGGCGGCGCTCACCTGA